Part of the Woronichinia naegeliana WA131 genome, TTTTTGTCCTAAATTGAGACTAACTTGATGTTGACTTAAGGTTCCCTCGGCCACATACCAGCCTAAAAACCACAGTAATTCAGCCGTAATTGGCAAGTAACGAGCAAAAGCTTTATCTAGATGAGCTTGAGGAACCAATTGAATATGATCATCTAGGACAATTAATTCGCTAGGGGTAAAGTCCTCAAAGGCTTTATAGTCACTGACTTCTCGCCAACGAGCATTTTTGCTTTGGTTATCCTGATGAAGATAGGTTTCTAATTTAGAAGGTAGGGTTTCATAGACAATTTGGTCATTACCGCCGATCGCCTCTAAATAGTTGAGAAAAGCAGGCAAGGTTGGATGATTGATCCCTCGTTCCCAATGACTAATCGTTATCGGTTGTTTAACATTGCAAAGAGTCGCTACTTGTTTTTGGGAAATTTGGGAAGTTTGACGCTGTTGGATCAAAATTTGCCAATCTTCTTCGCACAGTTGCACCCTTGGCTCACTTAATAAATCGGGACGTTCTACCTTTGCTAAAACTCGTTCACTGGCAATACGTCGTACCGATTCTCCTTGCAGATAAAGAGAATGGGTTAAGCCAGCCTGATAAAAGGTTTTGAGTAGATCGATACGCTCCGGTTGGCTATTAGGACGGGGTAAACGACGACTGGCAACTAATAAATCCCCTACCTGAATTTCATTGCCTTTTTTGAGTTTCACTTCTCCTTGATCATAGACAAAGACACTATGAGAAGATGTAACCTTAATAGAGCGATTGTAACGGGTGGTAATTTCATACATCGGCTCTTCATGACCGTGACGAATCACCGCTTTGAGGGGACGGAATCGAGTTTGATGAGTATGGGGATCAAAGGAAATCACTTGATAGCGTTCAGGGGTTTTTCGACCCTCAATGCAATCATCAATAAATTGCCCAATTTTGACAAATTCTGTTTTGCCGGTATCATCCATGACGAGAGTCGGCTCATCCCCTGCCACACTCATAATAATAATATGGTGATAGCGTAGTTGATTGACATCAAATTCATCGCCTTTAATCCCTAATCCTAATGCTGTAATTAAGGCCTGAATTTCTGTGTTTTTATAAATCTTGGCATCATCAGTTTTTTCAATGTTTAAAATCTTACCTCGTAACGGCAAAATTGCTTGAAAACGGCGATCGCGCCCCTGTTTAGCACTGTTATGAACAAAGATGCCACTTGCTAAGGCAAAGTTATGGGTATGGGGAACTTCGATATCATAAACGTCATATCGTTCCGTCACCATCTCAATAGAAACAATACGATGGTTATAGTTTGCGATCGCTTCCTTAGCTAACTGTTCGTTGCCTTCAAAGTAACGCTTACAGAAAGTATCAAACCGTAACAGAGATTTATCATTAGTTTGTAAACGGTAAGCTCGATAAGCCTCTAAGTCCAAATAACCTTGTTCTAATTCAACTTGCTTAAGGGTAGCTAAGGTTTTCTGATAGTAGGTTTTATTTAACGCAGAACGTCGTTTTTTCCGAAATTCTGGAGTCCATTGTTCTTTCGTTTTTTCCCGTCGCCATTCCCGTAACTCAGGATTATTCCATTGCTCTTTCGAGGTTTCAGAATACTGTTCTCGTAGCTCAGGATGCTCATTAAAATACTCACGAACTCGCTCAGACTGGGCTAAACGATTTTCCGCTTGACCCCAATATTGCTGTTGTGCCTGATTCAGTTGAACATGATTTTGACGGCGATAGTCTTCATTATTTTGATAAAACTCTAACCATTTGTTGGTCATATAAGTTTTATAGGCTTGATCTTCCCATTGAGCTTTAGCCAGTTCAGACAAAATTGCCTGGGTTTCAGGTTGCTTCATGCGATCGCTCATTTTTTGACGAAACTCTTCACTTTGATGGATTTGACGGCTTTTCTCAATCACATCAGGACGATGTAACGTTTTTTCAATATGACGACGATGCAATGCAATATGATCTTTTTTCGGAAGTCGTTTAATATTGCTTGGATTATTATTAAGCTTATTAAAATCTACATGATGACGGTCTGATCCCTCAGAAGCCGAATAAACTCCATTTTGCAAATTGTAGAAGTCAGCTAACAAATGGGTATAAATCCACTTATCATGCTTGGGATTCCAAACAAGTTCGTAACCATCTAAACCTTGGCCATTCGAGTTCTTTTGAGAAAGCTTACGATACAAAGGCATTAAAGAATCATCAGGAGTCAAATCAATCGCCGCCTTATAACTACCATCCCTTAACATAAAAGGATGATCTGGTGTGCAGATTAACTCTTCTTGATTATCCAACGTAATTTTGATAACCGTTGCATTTTTCTTGGTAACACGAGCATTGATAATTCGCTCTATGCTGATATTGTGATCGTCTCGAATGGTATAGCAGAAATTTTGAATTCCAGCTTTTTCTTCTTCGACTAATTCTTTAAAGCTAAGGTTACGACCATCAGCCAATGCGACCTTAGTATCTCCGCACCAACAGCCCCCAGCACTATCGCCTTCGACGATATAAATCTCTGATTCAGTGGGATCTTTGCTGCTACAATCTGCCAATTTACCTGGTAAAGTTGAGGATTCTAAAACCGATTTACGACGCACTAACTCCCGCGCACGACGGGCTGCCTCTGCCGCTTTATAAGCTTGCACTGCTTTTTCAATAATTGAATCAGCAACCTGGGGATTAAAATCTAAAAATTCCCCTAACGCTTCACCCACAAAAGAGTCAACAATGCCGCGAACTTCGGTGTTACCTAATTTGGTTTTGGTTTGACCTTCAAATTCAGGATCGGGGACTTTGACGGAAATAACCGCCGTTAAACCTTCCCGAACATTTTCACCCCCTAAATTGGCTTCGTTTTCCTTAATTTTATTGCGTTTGCGGGCGACGGAATTAATGGTACGAGTGAGAACTGTCTTTAAACCTTCGAGGTGAGTTCCTCCGTCAATGGTGCGAATATTATTGGCAAATCCTAAAAGATTGTCACTGTAGGCATCAATACACCACTGAAGGGCCACTTCTACCTGAACGTTATTGCGTTCACCAGAAACATAGATAATATCCTTATGTAGGGCTTCTT contains:
- a CDS encoding ATP-binding protein; amino-acid sequence: MTNNYSADQIQVLEGLDPVRKRPGMYIGTTGPKGLHHLVYEVVDNSIDEAMAGYCTHIEIDINVDGSVRVTDDGRGIPTEIHPTTGKSALETVLTVLHAGGKFGGGGYRVSGGLHGVGISVVNALSAWVEVTVWRNGKEYIQRFEKGIPVTELQVSENPDHATGTSVIFLPDQEIFTGGIEFEYSTLSGRLRELAYLNAGITITFSDCRPSDPHIETYLYAGGIKEYVAYMTSEKEALHKDIIYVSGERNNVQVEVALQWCIDAYSDNLLGFANNIRTIDGGTHLEGLKTVLTRTINSVARKRNKIKENEANLGGENVREGLTAVISVKVPDPEFEGQTKTKLGNTEVRGIVDSFVGEALGEFLDFNPQVADSIIEKAVQAYKAAEAARRARELVRRKSVLESSTLPGKLADCSSKDPTESEIYIVEGDSAGGCWCGDTKVALADGRNLSFKELVEEEKAGIQNFCYTIRDDHNISIERIINARVTKKNATVIKITLDNQEELICTPDHPFMLRDGSYKAAIDLTPDDSLMPLYRKLSQKNSNGQGLDGYELVWNPKHDKWIYTHLLADFYNLQNGVYSASEGSDRHHVDFNKLNNNPSNIKRLPKKDHIALHRRHIEKTLHRPDVIEKSRQIHQSEEFRQKMSDRMKQPETQAILSELAKAQWEDQAYKTYMTNKWLEFYQNNEDYRRQNHVQLNQAQQQYWGQAENRLAQSERVREYFNEHPELREQYSETSKEQWNNPELREWRREKTKEQWTPEFRKKRRSALNKTYYQKTLATLKQVELEQGYLDLEAYRAYRLQTNDKSLLRFDTFCKRYFEGNEQLAKEAIANYNHRIVSIEMVTERYDVYDIEVPHTHNFALASGIFVHNSAKQGRDRRFQAILPLRGKILNIEKTDDAKIYKNTEIQALITALGLGIKGDEFDVNQLRYHHIIIMSVAGDEPTLVMDDTGKTEFVKIGQFIDDCIEGRKTPERYQVISFDPHTHQTRFRPLKAVIRHGHEEPMYEITTRYNRSIKVTSSHSVFVYDQGEVKLKKGNEIQVGDLLVASRRLPRPNSQPERIDLLKTFYQAGLTHSLYLQGESVRRIASERVLAKVERPDLLSEPRVQLCEEDWQILIQQRQTSQISQKQVATLCNVKQPITISHWERGINHPTLPAFLNYLEAIGGNDQIVYETLPSKLETYLHQDNQSKNARWREVSDYKAFEDFTPSELIVLDDHIQLVPQAHLDKAFARYLPITAELLWFLGWYVAEGTLSQHQVSLNLGQKDQVFIPELMAAITATFGETPRCYADPDSQGIKLYFHSVLAARLLKAWNLAEVAHQKQLPDLIFSLSEELQLAFLEGYFLGDGTIGDNHFSLTTNSTSAKDGLLYLFGQLGLIVSHSRLQPSTAIDAPIQTRHPYFTITLCGKEQLEQCRPIWQRHHLANVLINHLANPTRKAQNFVPISEDLMGLKVISHQEIEAVGEYVYDFSVEDDENFVCGVGGVLAHNTDADVDGAHIRTLLLTFFYRYQRDMVDQGYIYIACPPLYKLERGKNHYYCYSDRELQEQISQFPSNASYTIQRFKGLGEMMPTQLWDTTMNPETRTLKRVQIEDAAEADRIFTVLMGDRVAPRREFIETYGAKLNLVDLDI